A section of the Paracoccaceae bacterium genome encodes:
- the rplF gene encoding 50S ribosomal protein L6 — translation MSRIGKKPVELPSGVTAEVSGQTVEVKGPKGARSFTAGDDVTIKLDGNELTVTPRGKSKRARQQWGMSRTQVANLVTGVSDGFKKEMEITGVGYRATMQGNTLKLALGLSHDVNFEVPEGVTVTAPKPTEIIVEGIDQQLVGQVAANIREWRKPEPYKGKGIRYKGEFIFRKEGKKK, via the coding sequence ATGTCACGAATTGGTAAGAAACCGGTCGAACTGCCTTCGGGCGTCACGGCCGAAGTGTCGGGCCAGACGGTCGAGGTCAAGGGCCCCAAGGGCGCCCGCAGCTTCACCGCTGGTGATGACGTCACCATCAAGCTGGACGGGAACGAACTGACCGTCACGCCGCGCGGCAAGTCCAAGCGAGCGCGTCAACAGTGGGGCATGTCCCGCACCCAGGTGGCCAATCTGGTCACCGGCGTCAGCGACGGCTTCAAGAAAGAGATGGAGATCACGGGCGTCGGCTATCGCGCGACCATGCAGGGCAACACCCTGAAACTGGCGCTTGGCCTGTCGCACGATGTGAACTTCGAAGTACCCGAAGGCGTCACGGTCACGGCCCCCAAGCCGACCGAGATCATCGTCGAGGGCATAGATCAACAACTCGTCGGTCAGGTCGCGGCCAACATCCGCGAATGGCGCAAGCCCGAACCCTATAAGGGCAAAGGCATCCGCTATAAGGGCGAGTTCATCTTCCG